The sequence below is a genomic window from Lycium ferocissimum isolate CSIRO_LF1 chromosome 9, AGI_CSIRO_Lferr_CH_V1, whole genome shotgun sequence.
taaaaaaccatgcaaaagacaacatgacaagtaaaatgagctaaaccgataatatttaccaaaaattaaaaaatagcatttcttcgtttaaatagaaaatcaatttctaatttgtttcgttttaaacatgtaaaattaatttaataatttgaattagaattatccaaatcaaaatttgataaaaaaataataagtattttacacctttaaattaatcgaattaaaattaaaattatcaactgatgcttaaatattactattgttttatctctaagagaggaaaatagttttcttttaaacaagtcttctcttttaaaaagtattaataaatttttgtagcaaacacgaatataataaagttttagatacagagcacaaactacaatgttatattaatcgtattttgaacatagtatatatatatatatatatatatatatatatatatatatatatatatattatcactatctaaacacaactatatatacatagatacactataatccaaagtgcGCACGGGCATAGGCCATCTAGTATTATATATAAGCATGAAAAGATGGACGACCACAGCTGCTCCAACTTGTACCAGAAGctttacaaattgtacacgcaatgaatgcttgtatcataagctatataatttgtacactttatccaagtattttttttatcccacgtgggcatttactctcctttgcattctctgattattgtttctttacatttataaaatatattactttatattttcatttcggaattaaaatttggtgacttatgaaataacatatatctttctgattttgatttctttgtaacaattctttttgtctataattgttaatataaaaaattataatgtaatattcccttctcatgtataaacatatgcacttcaattttaattctccaacacatttattttcttcgtgcacttttacttgttcacttttgacttttcacgttcttctttgaatatttattctcttctcatgtatagacatatgcagttcaattttaattctcctacacaaatttatttcctccgtgcacttttacttgttcacttttgacttttcacgttctttaagaattaataaatcccataTGGATATATggcatagtactgaatatttattctcttctcatgtatacacgtgtgcacttcaattttaattctccgacacatatttatttcttccgtgcacttttacttgttaacttttcacgttcttgttgaatatttattttcttctcatgtatacatgtatgcacttcaattttaattatccgaaacatttatttcctccgtatacttttactttttcacttttaacttttcacgttatttaagaattaataaatgaagtactccctccgtcccatatttcttggccacattacttgacttttcacgttctttaagaattaataaatgaagtactcttttcgtcccatattacttggccacattactatactcgacttttcacattctttaagaattaataaaaatgaagtactcccttcgtcctatattacttggccacattattaaaaatatatgtctatttttctattctatatatatgtctatttttctttttcttatatataaacgcccaaggtggacgaacacaacaacaataagttgtacaaaaagcaactgaaattgtactctaagtaAGGGCTAACATGTGTATTtttcagaagttgaacattaattctacctcttgtgtgtttactttttaagtccccacagGTCCGCAGTGTCTTAattatcctttcatttccttcatttggcatgtactccctctgtctcaatttaagtgtctatgTTTGACTggacatggagtttaagaaataaagatagactttcaaatcttgtggttctaaattaaaaattttataatataataaaatattctttgaattttctgattataaatttgacatgtaagatatttgaattgtcaacttactaaatataaaagagatggacataaccaaaataagacattttttcttttttaacaacAAATGCCCAAGTGGACGAACACAGCAATAATAAGTTGTataaaaagcaactgaaattgtatTCTAAGCtaggactaacatgtgtacattttagaagtttaacattaatactacctcttgtgtgtttacttttaaGTTTTCACGTGTccgcagtgtctcaattgtcatttcatttccttcatttggcatatacttcctctgtctcaatttaagtgtctacgtttgactagacacgaaatttaagaaataaagatagactatcttgtggtcctaaattaaaaatctgtataatattataaaatatcctctgaatcttgtgattataaacttgacatgtaagatattaacttactaaatataaaaagaggtggacataaccaaaataagataaattttaacaacaattaagaaattaaggggaaaaataagacgaaaagaaaaaaaatatagagactCACTTAGGAGAATCGTGATATCCTTTGCatataaagactaactaaattgagtaaccaaattaatcatattgggcctcgtgcatcgcacgggcataaTTTGCTAGTATATACTAATTTAGAATCTTATTTCAAAGGTGAAGGTGACCTGatggtatgtatataacttaatgcAAATGATTACGCGTTTCAAATTATCATgcaggtcacgggttcgagccgtggaaatAACTTCTTGCTGAAATGCAGgataaggctgcgtacaatagacccttgtggtccagCCCTTTTCGGGGCCCACAGAGTTTAGTGCACCGAGCTATCCTTTTTTACAAAAAAGGATTGCAAGTGGTCAAATGGGACTGTACCATGTGATGAGACTCCAAGGAACAACAGTGCCATCGAATACTTTCTGCTGTTCATGAAGTGGATAAATAAATTAAGAGGCCACTTTTCATACAAATATGGCAGAACATCTGCAATTTAGAGAAGACATTATCCATGCTTATCTTACATTTTACTAcaaaagatcacaacaacacatcaGTAGGggggaaaagagagagagaggctaAAACCCTTACGAGCTCCCGTTTGAGTGCTGTGACTGTAAGATCATTCTTAATCGACCATAAGCCTCTAGACATGAATAAGAATACTCCGACATGACTCGGAATAACTCGGGCAACCGGATCTTGAGACTCCCTAATGACTTCTCCCTAACTTGAATGCAATGCTTTTGGTGAGCTTCTGTCTCCTCGTCCAACCTCTTCTTCAATGTTTCCACAAAAAACTGCTTTTCCGTAACAGGATCTTTAGTGTTGGACTCCGTAGCTCTATCAGGATCTGTCAAATCGGGTGGAGTTCTACGATTCATATACTTTTGGTACCAATCTCCAAATGCTTGCCTTTTGCGTATGTACTCTTTTCTAGTTTCCTCGCACTTCTCTTTCAGCTTCATCTCTTCCTCTTGATGAATAATGATGGTCCTTATCACAGCTTCAAAGGAAGCAATGGCACTTTTGGCGACCTCATCAGGCAGCTTCTCAAGAAGCTCCTGCCAAGAGTGGAGAAGGGCTTGAATTGGGGGACTCTGTGCTCGAGGAGGCGACgagattttttcttttagggTGCTTTCAATGGGTATGAGATTTAGCTTCAACCAGCCGTGGAGTGTTTGGATGTACAGTTTTTGATTTTTCACAAGGTTGTCAAAATGATCATGCCAATCCTTGATAATATTACCGAGCTGGATTGTACGTTCATGATGGTGTTTGCTTGTTTCTAAGGGGAATCCGGAGATCTCGATGGCTTTGAGATCAGTAGCCAACTGCAGCTGGTTCTTGTGATGACTAAACATGAATTCCCACATGCTAACCATCCTGCATTGGCAGAAGCAAAAGCTAATATTAATGGAAGGTAAAGGGAATATCTAAAGAGCACTTGTACTCATAATTAGGACTGGACTTTGTAGGGGATGTAACAATTTAAGAATTAACAGAATATATACTCACAGAGTTGAAGCAATATAAGAATGCTTGCAAGAAGAAACTTCCATTTCCAGCCAAATTTTGAACTAAAAATCTTGGAACGTACAGATAATAGGAAATCCATCTGTTTCTAGAAAGGATATGTATGCTAATGCAAATTACTCATCATTGAGGATAAAGGGAGAAGACAtccaactaaaatatcaaaaagtAATATAACTAAACTTATGCTATTTGTTTGCCAAACTTTTGAAAATATCCATAGCTATGCATTTTACACAGGTTTTAAGctaaaaagaaggggaaaaaaaatcataagctttaatAAGAACCTTATTTACTAAGCTGAACGCTAGGGGAGAATTATGCACAAAGCAAACCAAATGAATCAATATTACTAGCATGAGGCAGGTCAAGGACTCTAGTGTACTAATACTGGTTCTAGAGTAATGCACAAATTTAACTGTTGTTCCTCGACCATGAACTTCCTGAGATCCATAAATCAATTGGTGGACCAATCAGAACAGCAGAAAAGAAGAGATTTTCAGGTGTTTGGGGTGTAAAACAGGACCGGATAGATATCATACAACTTATTGCTTGTGGCAAGACACTTCAAGATTACTTCTAACTTATTTGTGTTTATATTTTACAGTGCCTGAATAAGTTCGTACTCCATAAGATCCAAAGTCAATTACACCTCCACTTGTGGCCCACTCGAGAAAGACCTTGGTTCCTTGGACAGGTACCTGGTAACTCTATCCAACAATACTGTGCCAGATGGGACCTAGTGCTTTTGCGGCGGctggatttgaacctgagacctcatagTTCTCTACCCACTACATTGACCACTAGGTCACACCCTTAGGTgctactatttttattttgtttaatattggCCCGAGATCGGTTTATATGGAGTAACATGGTTAGTGAGAACTCATATAGCTCACCTCAGCTTGTTTGGGACTAAACCGCCCTCGGtttatattttgttattgttgtagtGATGGACCCGcccctctacccttctccacttacaTTACAGGCTAGTGACTGCAGCAGGCTTCTAATCTGTGGCATGCGCCTAATCCACACATCACGCAATGTGCTCTTACCACTAGCCAAAGCCCTACGAGCCCACCCCCGCCATTCAGGGCGGATCCAAAGCTTTAGGTACGGGTTCCCGGAACCCAGTATCTTTTGCTCATACCATATCTATGTACTAAAAATTCCATCAAAAAATTTGATTGTGAACCCGGTTATCATTattgattaatttgagattattgTAGGAACCAATACACCTCAAATCATGGATCCACCTCTGCCACCATTATTGAATTGATATGAGAAGGTGCGCATTTTAACTCTCATTTTAATGTTACTATACAGTCAAACAAGCAGGAGAGGAGGAGAGAAGGATCAAGGTGAGACCATTGATGTGGACCAAAAATAAGAAGAATGGGGAAGAGATTGGACCCACAGTTCAATGAACTTGGCCTCTCTTTTTTGGGGTGTAGGGGGTAGTTGGGGGCTCAACTACACCAGTAACTAACTAGATGTGGTTTAAGGGGGAAAATTGAACTAGTTTATTCCCACTAAGTCGTTTAGTATGTTGGATCAGCTTAAGCATTATAATAGTTCATAAATactgtctttttttttataaggtaatAATTTGATTAACAGTTGGGGGAAAAGACCCCGTATACAAGCCATATACCAAAAAGAGAAAACCTACATCAAAACATGATTCTCAAAAAAGGAGACCCAATTTTCTATACAAACAGGGGTCTGATGGGAACACCAAAAGCAAACTAGAAACAAGAGACTATTTTGCAACTTTACAATATCTAGTTCCACCCCTTCGAACGCTCTCCTATTCTCTTTCCAAATAACCCACAGCAGTGCTAGCGGGGCAACCTTCGAAGCCCTAGGACTCCTCTTCCCCTTTCTGTAACCCCAACTATACAATGCCTCCTTCACCGTTCTCGGCATCACCCATCGCAACCCAAACCAATCAAGAACCACCCTCCACCGTCGGTTAGCCACTTGACAATGCAACAAGAGATGATCCACATCTTCACCCGTACTCTTGCACATGAAACACCAACTTACATGGttgatcttcttctttctcAGGTTTTCTGCTGTCAATATCACATCCCTTGCTGCCAACCACGCAAAGAAACACACCTTCCTCAGAACCCTGGGAACCCAAAATAGCACGATGAGGGAAAATACATTCATCTCTCCTTAATAACCTTTCATAAAACGATTTAACAGTGAATAAGCCAACTCCACTCTCTCGCCATCTTCAAATATCCGATCTATCAGTAAGAATATTCTGTCCCGACAGTAACTCAACCAAACTATAAATTCTTCCAACTCCCAGTCCTGAAAATTCCTCCTGAACCTCAGATCCCAATGAACTTCCCCCTCGTGAGGCCTCACAATTTGTTGGACTGTCATCTCTCTTTGACAGGACACTATATATAAGTTAGGGAAAACTACCCTCAACTCATTCTCCCCACACCACTTGTGTGTCCAAAAACTAACTCTCCTACCATCTCCAACTTTGAAAGAAATGTGTCTACAAATGTCTTCCCACCCCTTCATAATACTCCTCCATAAGCCACATCCAAACGGTGTTAACCGAACAAAGAAAAGTTACTATTAAGCCAATTGCAATTTAAGAAAAAGACGTGCACCCAAATCTCAAAAGCACACTGGACAATTAGGACAAAAGCTACGCCTGATGAGCAACAAAACTGGGAATCAATCTGTCTGCATTGCTTctaataaaaaggaaattatgTTTGTCACTGTTGAAAATTTCTATCTTGGAGAGAAATCAAGGAGCTTAAAATCACATCGGAAGCATCATTTTATTATAGGGCTCGTctacctttttctctttcttatatGTATAAAAGTCCACGTGTCCTTCACTCCTTCATTAAATTGCTCCTTTTTCAGGATCAAAAGGTCAGGAGAAACTAGTATGAGGTGTTCTGGTAACACAGATGCCAATTTAAAGCCAGAAATTCTTGAGGAGTGTCTGACAAATGTTTAGTCAAATTTTGATGGGTCAAGTTCTCATAATATACAACTCATTGATTTTAAAACCACTTGCATAGTATCTAGACAGGACCAGATGGAGCAATTCTacagtgaggattcatatagatcTTCAAAAAGATAATCTTGTAAATTTCACTTTGAGTGCTTAACCAGTTTGTGATTAAGGcatagtagttgttgttgttgcataacATCTAGTCGTATGAATTTTGTCATAGGAGTCTAGTTTGTACTTTGTAAGACCATGGTTTCTCTGAGGAAGATACAGAGCAAACTGCTGCTTAGTAATATCAGGACTATTAACCAATGTTGTTATATAATAGGATGAAGATCATCTAAATGTAGGAAAAGCTAGCATTTTTAAATCATGACTCAAGTCTAAGGTTTCACTTAAAAGAGAGCTTTTCAAACGGCTGGTGATCAGGACTTTTACTTAAAAGACAATTCTAAATTAGATGTTTTGCACCTCTAAGAAGCTCCCCAAAAGAGATGTGATAGTAGTTGCAAGATTACAGATAAGAACGTCCCTAGTCGACCAGAAAGGATGGTCACTAGGACCACATGTATTAATAAATGTAGTCTTCATCAAGGGAACAGTTAGGAACATGAGAACTTACCCTTGAACAAGAGCAGCCAGCTTGGGGTACAACTGCTTGTCACGAATGTCATTTACTTCGCTAACTGTCGAATCCAATGACTGCATGTCAACTATATATCGCGTATGCAAATGGCTAACAGCAGCCTTTGTCTTCTCCAGTGATTCCAAGGTTGCATTCCGTTTCTTCATCTTGTTTAGTAAGGCAACTTTCCTCTGATACTCATGTTTTATAAGCTCACCGGCCTATTGAAATCAACAAATTAACATTTTCGTAAACCATCAGCTTATAGGACAATAGAAAAAATACTGCCACATAATGAAAGGTCAACAACAAGGCTGACAGCCACCAGAAAGCCATATAGAAACTTCAACATAAAAGGAAAGGATAAGATAGAATGGGGTAGGGGGCACACAATCTGCAACCAGCCATATCCACAGCAGCTTGGACAATGACACAAGGATAATGGGGTTCGACTCAAATATTTAGACAAATCTAACTAAGATTCGGAAAATTTGGGGGCAGCGTACAAATGATTAACGTATGAAACTGCATGGATATTCCAGCATCTTTGGAGATAGCAGGGTTGAGTTTTCTACCAGATACATTCCGAGCAAGATCTTGTTCACATATTTCATTTGCTACATACTCCCTATTAGTTCTCTTTCAATTTCTATTAAGAAGTCCCCTTAATGGAAATGCATGTCAATGTTGACACGCGTTGGCGTGTTGATGTCTGAACCTACCCAAAAAAATTGGTGGGGGAGATAATAGGGTTATTCTCCAAGTTTCGCAGTAGGACCTGATACGCAAAGAAAGATCTGGTGACCATGCCTCCTGTATCCCGTATCTCAGACATGAATcataaatcaaacaaaaaatcCAAGATTTTAGCCAACAGAAAGTAAAGGGACAAGAAGCagtaaacaccttcatttcatCATAAAGTTTCTTCTCCCACGCCAGCAATTTGTCCAAAACAGTGGCATGTGTCTCATATTCATCGATGTCATGCTCATCCTTCCTACCATCACCATTGGATACACCCTTAAATGATTTGTTCCATGTAATGACGCGCATCACCCTAGCTGCGTGGTCAATATGTCCTGCGAAAAAAGGACTATTCACTATTAACATCCAAGAAGACCAAACAACATTGTTGCTTCAGTTTTGTGTTGTTAAAATGCTGGGATCATATAAATTATCTGTATGCAAACAGGCTCCTTGTTGTTTCCCATAATACACGTAGATCCATCGTGAAAAAACAAGTTAGTCAAACAAATGATTGGAAAAGCCTAATTCCTTGTACCGAAACAGGACtttgcagaattgaaagaaaacCTTTGCAGTGCTAAAAGGTTTAAACTTTGCTAGAATATTCCCCGTTTTCTCTCTGAGTAGCAAAAAACAGGACTTTGCTAGAATCAAAGAAAACCTTTGCAGTGCTAAAAGGTTTAAACTTTGCTAGAATAGTCCCCATTTTCTATCTAAGTAGCAAAAAAAGGACTTTGTTAGAATTTAAATGCAGCAGTAAAAGGTTTAAGCTTTAGCAGTTAACATCTGAAAGATAAAAGAATAAGGGTATCTATCCATTCTATATCATCTTAAAGCATGGTTAAACATCAAATTACCTCGATTATCAGCAAAGTTCGAGTGGTAATGCAATCGAGTAGCCTCGAGCATCTTCGAAACCTCTTGTGCATTCTCAGAAGCTTTAAGGAAATGATCATCAATCTCACCTAAAACTTTAAAGAAATCAGCATTATTACCATACCCAACATTCTCACCACCTCCCACTACTCCTCCTCCTCTCATCTCGGGTGGCGCAGTATTTGAATGCTTAAATACAATCTCTCCTTCAGCCGTCATCGGAGTGATCTCTTCATCAACCGCACTACTCTCCACTatccccttcttcttctctgGTGTCTTGAATTGATCATTATCTCCATACTCTTTATTTCTACCTACATTATCAAATCTTTTGTTCTGAATTTCCATATTCTCCTGGTTCATCATCTCATCCTCCTCCtcatcctcctcctcctcttcctcgACTTCGTCTAACGAATGTCCTGGAATATTAGCATTAAAGAAATAATCCCACGCCTCCCCTGGTGGGGGTGGCGCGGGTGGTGGGGTTAGCTCCTCCTGGTGGGCCCCACCACCAACATTTCGCTTACTTCCTCTCCTTACATCCAAACTACTCTCAATTTCTTCCTCCTCGATTTCTTCATCGTTCTCATCAATAGCAatgcctttcatttttctccCACCTAAAGGTTTCGACAACTCAGGCATAGTGAAAGAGCGTTGAAGTGGGGTAATAGGTGAGAAGGTAGGtaggggtggtgggggtggtgggaGGGGGCTAGCTTCCATAGTGgggtgtgggggtgggggtgggggtgggggttcAGTGACAGCTGCTGGTGGTGGTGGTTCAGGTGGGGTTTCACCTTGAGCATAATCACTTAAAGCAGCACCAGTGTTCTTTAAAGCTATGGAATAAGCTGAATGTGCTGCTGCAAAGAAGTTGCGGTAGTTTACAGCTTCTTTCATCAGGTTTCTACGTTCTTTGCATCTTGCAACTGACTCCTCATTATCTATTCTTGATTGAGCACAACCCATTTCTAGGTTCTTGAAATGAAAGTGGAGGTTTTTTTACATGTAGAAGAATGAAACAAGTGTGAAAAGTAGATTTGAGGAAATGGGGTTTTAGATTTAGAAAGTGATAGACATAcgaaaagaataaaagaaagaaagaaagagagagagaaaagtgaaAAGGACAAAAATATTGAGCAGAGGAAAGAAGAGTGCATGTGTAATAACGGTAGGGGAAAGAGAGTGGAAGGTGATAAGTACGCGCCGCTggattttgaaaataattacCACCTCGGACTAACGGTCACATTTCTCGAGGTATTTAACGACGTCACTAATTGCTAACCCACTACACTTATTTCTctactctatatatatacattatctCCCAGGTTAGATTAGGCACCTGATAACTACTGCTACTACAACAACAGCAGCATACACAATATAATCTCATCAAGTGGAGTCTACGGAGTGTAGGATGTATGCATACCATACTCCTATTTTGAAAGGTAAAGAGGTTGTTTTCAATAGACCCCGGCTCAAGACagtatagaaaaagaaagaacaaaaatgaaAAGGTCATGGCAAAATACTACTTATATAAAGCATGACAAAAACAATCTGAAAAATTACCTCTATTAACTGCATGCatcaaatttatccttaaaaTCGAATATTAAACATAAAGCTATTTTGATTTAagcaattaattaattttaactaATTATCTCATTTTAGTTTTAttctttataaatttttaaaaaattattctaaTATCTGAAGTTTTTGTTACATTTTCATTTAACAACATATATGCTACTCCTTTATTATGAATACTAGATTCAAAGCCCCGTGCCAGCACGACCCCAACAAATTTTATTAACAGTTGTCTTAAGGAAGATAcaatatttatgttttaatatTATTCTTGATAACAAATTTATTAttatcaaataaatattatgacatatttaacattacaagtttcaaaaagcTGATAATCACATAGCTGTTATGACACAAATTTCACAagtctttttttcctttgaaatactattgtagaatgaaaaaacaataataaaactCACATTTTAACATACATTGATTTTAATTAGTTTTGTTTTCtcacttttcaaataaatactTAAAGTAATAAAGTGTCTATGGCAAGAACTAGTATTGATTTTAGCTGATGAAGTATAGTAAACATGTGTATGAAATggctaggggtgggcatggtacggtatataccgattaccataccgaaacagatattttttatatagtGGTGTtggtattatggtatttggtatgcatttttaaaaattttggtaaTCGGTACCGTATttagtatttataaaaaatatatcgaAATACCGAATATTATACCGAAAtatatagttacatatacaattcatatatattagtattaaaATATTAACAACTATATAATctagtattagtacaaaattaattgtttagatGTTGGAATTTTGACTAGTAAAACTTGATTGAAATGCCTCTTTTGTCTAATTGATTTACGAAGGGGTTTACTTGtgctttcttttgaatatttttacatgtgtaaggtgttAGCATGATATTGTTGAGATATTTCTTAAATAGCTGAATTCATAATTATCCattatatgagtatatataAGTCGAAATCGAATAAACTTTGATTACCGATTTACCGTATCGTAAAATACCGAAATCGAACTTTAAAATACCAAATCATACCGAATTAATTTAGTACGGTAATGatataatgtttttaaaaatcGAAATTATCATACCGAATTTTTTAATACCGTATCATGCCCAACCTTAGAAATGGCTATTAGTGGGACCCGGAAGGTAAGAAAAAGTAACAAAATACAGAGTTTTGTAGCGGGAAAATGTCTTGTTAGTAGGATTGAAATGGGAAAGCAAGTGGGCCCACTGATACTTTAACTTTTCGGCTAGTATAAGAAGTTATTTAACTGAAGTGGAGCAGTTTTCTTGGTTAGCTGTGGGAAAAATACATTCATGGAGCAAGATGGTACAATATTCTTAAAGCCTTCAAATTACATAATACCAAAAATGATCCCGTGTAAGCAAAGCTAGTATGTCGACGGACAACTCTGTGCTTCTAGTCTCTTCTATGATGACATAAGCAAATGGGCAAATTAGTCAAACATAGTTTAAAATCTATATAGCAGCTTCAGCGACATTAATTTCAGCCAATCATATTACTCTTATCTAATTAAATTGACCAAATTACCCCTAAATCCTAAGTAGGCATCTAACTCCCTCTTTTTAGATagtaggaaaaaaataataaaatttaatcaaacAGTGGTAGAAAATACTGTCATAGATCTGTTGATTCAGAATCTTTTCCTTCGTACTCCATAATATTAATATCGTCTTTATAGTACAGTAGTATAGGATTGTGCTTTTAAATGGCAGAGCTAGCTTTTAGAAAATTTCACTTTCCACGTAAAGTAAAGGGAGGTATAGTAACGCCGTCTTATGAAGTTTCTCTACCGTGAAGTTACGACGGTGGTATTATTGATTTATTTTAGCAGGTTATTTTTATGGTTTGGGAATTATGGAATCTACGAAACACCTTACTTTGGCATAAGAAACGGCTAGCGTCAAATGCAATTCTTTTGAAGGCACAAAACTTTTGCAAAGAATTTTGGATGCAAAGGCGTTCATCACATGGTGTTTCATCCACCGAAAATCAGGTAACTAAATGGCAAAAATCGAATGAGAATAAAATTAAATGTGACATATATGCTAGTTTTGATATTAACAAGGTCTGGGGGAGTGGGAATGTTG
It includes:
- the LOC132029833 gene encoding protein ALTERED PHOSPHATE STARVATION RESPONSE 1, which gives rise to MGCAQSRIDNEESVARCKERRNLMKEAVNYRNFFAAAHSAYSIALKNTGAALSDYAQGETPPEPPPPAAVTEPPPPPPPPHPTMEASPLPPPPPPLPTFSPITPLQRSFTMPELSKPLGGRKMKGIAIDENDEEIEEEEIESSLDVRRGSKRNVGGGAHQEELTPPPAPPPPGEAWDYFFNANIPGHSLDEVEEEEEEDEEEDEMMNQENMEIQNKRFDNVGRNKEYGDNDQFKTPEKKKGIVESSAVDEEITPMTAEGEIVFKHSNTAPPEMRGGGVVGGGENVGYGNNADFFKVLGEIDDHFLKASENAQEVSKMLEATRLHYHSNFADNRGHIDHAARVMRVITWNKSFKGVSNGDGRKDEHDIDEYETHATVLDKLLAWEKKLYDEMKAGELIKHEYQRKVALLNKMKKRNATLESLEKTKAAVSHLHTRYIVDMQSLDSTVSEVNDIRDKQLYPKLAALVQGMVSMWEFMFSHHKNQLQLATDLKAIEISGFPLETSKHHHERTIQLGNIIKDWHDHFDNLVKNQKLYIQTLHGWLKLNLIPIESTLKEKISSPPRAQSPPIQALLHSWQELLEKLPDEVAKSAIASFEAVIRTIIIHQEEEMKLKEKCEETRKEYIRKRQAFGDWYQKYMNRRTPPDLTDPDRATESNTKDPVTEKQFFVETLKKRLDEETEAHQKHCIQVREKSLGSLKIRLPELFRVMSEYSYSCLEAYGRLRMILQSQHSNGSS